From the Exiguobacterium aurantiacum genome, one window contains:
- a CDS encoding GNAT family N-acetyltransferase → MVRDKELVIRPIEVRDLDRLWELMYKDEAPEFKKWDAPYFEHRAQPYEVYCQSADEHIGRDDMWVIDVDGTVFGTVSFYYEDAGQNWLEVGIILHQADRWNRGIGTRSLKLWVNHLFQTLPTVRVGLTTWSGNERMMKVAAKVGMQLEGRIRNVRVVDDVRYDSIRMGMLREEWMTESAKSQ, encoded by the coding sequence ATGGTTCGCGATAAAGAGTTAGTCATTCGGCCGATTGAGGTACGCGACTTGGACCGGTTATGGGAACTGATGTATAAGGATGAGGCACCAGAATTCAAGAAGTGGGACGCGCCGTATTTTGAACATCGGGCACAACCGTATGAGGTGTACTGTCAGAGCGCGGACGAACACATCGGCCGTGACGACATGTGGGTCATCGATGTCGATGGGACCGTGTTCGGGACGGTTTCCTTCTATTATGAGGATGCGGGCCAGAACTGGCTCGAGGTCGGCATCATCCTCCATCAAGCCGACCGTTGGAATCGCGGCATCGGCACGCGGTCGCTCAAGCTATGGGTCAATCATCTGTTCCAGACGCTGCCGACGGTCCGGGTCGGGTTGACGACGTGGTCTGGTAATGAGCGGATGATGAAGGTGGCCGCGAAGGTCGGCATGCAACTCGAAGGACGGATTCGCAACGTGCGCGTCGTCGATGACGTGCGTTACGACTCGATTCGCATGGGCATGCTGCGAGAAGAATGGATGACAGAAAGCGCTAAGTCTCAATAA
- the fsa gene encoding fructose-6-phosphate aldolase has product MRFFIDTANVEDIKKAHQMGVIGGVTTNPSLVAKEGVDFHTRLREICEIVGDLSVSAEVIALDAAGMVEEGKELAAIAPNITVKVPMTPAGMEAVNTFSQLGIKTNVTLIFNANQALLAARAGASYVSPFIGRLDDIGQDGLDLVETIANIFAIHGIETEIIAASVRHPVHATKAALLGADIATVPYKVIEQMMKHPLTDKGIEQFLADWNNAQSK; this is encoded by the coding sequence ATGCGTTTTTTCATTGATACGGCAAACGTGGAAGACATCAAGAAAGCTCATCAGATGGGCGTCATCGGGGGCGTGACGACGAATCCATCGCTCGTCGCCAAAGAAGGCGTCGATTTCCATACACGGCTACGCGAAATCTGTGAGATCGTCGGGGATCTCTCAGTCAGCGCGGAAGTTATTGCGCTCGACGCAGCGGGTATGGTGGAAGAAGGAAAGGAACTTGCGGCCATCGCGCCGAATATTACTGTCAAGGTACCGATGACGCCAGCGGGCATGGAGGCGGTCAATACGTTCTCCCAGCTCGGCATCAAGACGAACGTGACACTCATCTTTAACGCCAACCAAGCGTTACTCGCGGCTCGGGCCGGTGCGTCATACGTATCGCCATTCATCGGTCGTTTGGATGATATCGGTCAAGATGGTCTCGACCTCGTTGAGACGATTGCCAATATCTTTGCCATCCATGGCATCGAGACAGAAATCATCGCAGCTTCCGTTCGCCATCCGGTTCACGCGACGAAGGCGGCCCTACTTGGAGCCGACATCGCCACGGTACCATACAAAGTCATCGAACAGATGATGAAACATCCGCTCACTGACAAAGGGATCGAGCAATTCTTAGCGGATTGGAACAACGCTCAATCCAAATAA
- a CDS encoding TVP38/TMEM64 family protein, translating into MQKRMMVYIGYGAALVTLSLLPFVVLPTLLLPYQLGWTGIVLLALSIGLLRSIREGSNTYLKQMLKVTFTLFLLFVFVYYVSFGLVLYDSYGLERLLEQYEDQAMWLFAAFSFLQPIALPVPEAVSVPIGSVALGPLRAALIGSVATTLGILVMYGLARFGRERVMRLIDAGKLVTYDRYVDKYGLGVLLVLFIIPILPDEVICLAAGFSRVPFPRFVLIAIGAKLVTSFGLAYSVSLGELFITGASPFAVVSVTASLLLVILALVWRKRKKGNSN; encoded by the coding sequence ATGCAGAAACGAATGATGGTGTATATCGGATATGGGGCGGCGCTCGTCACGCTCAGCCTGTTGCCGTTCGTCGTCTTGCCGACGCTATTGCTCCCTTATCAACTCGGATGGACCGGGATCGTGTTGCTCGCGCTCTCGATCGGTCTCTTGCGGTCGATTCGCGAAGGCTCGAATACGTATTTGAAACAGATGCTCAAAGTCACGTTCACGTTGTTCCTCTTGTTCGTCTTCGTGTATTATGTCTCATTCGGGCTCGTCTTATATGACTCATACGGGCTCGAGCGGTTGCTCGAACAGTACGAGGACCAGGCGATGTGGCTATTCGCCGCGTTCAGTTTCTTACAACCGATCGCGCTCCCGGTCCCGGAGGCGGTCAGTGTGCCAATCGGCAGTGTCGCCCTTGGGCCGCTGCGGGCGGCCTTGATTGGAAGCGTCGCGACGACGCTCGGCATCCTCGTCATGTATGGGCTGGCTCGGTTCGGACGGGAGCGGGTCATGCGGCTTATCGACGCCGGTAAGCTCGTGACGTATGACCGGTACGTGGACAAATACGGTCTCGGTGTGTTGCTCGTCTTGTTCATCATCCCGATTTTGCCCGACGAGGTCATCTGTCTCGCGGCCGGATTCAGCCGGGTGCCATTCCCGCGATTCGTGTTGATTGCGATCGGTGCGAAGCTCGTCACGTCGTTCGGCCTCGCCTATTCGGTCTCGCTCGGCGAACTGTTTATCACCGGTGCGAGTCCGTTCGCCGTCGTCTCGGTGACGGCGAGTTTGTTGCTCGTCATCTTGGCGCTCGTCTGGCGCAAGCGAAAAAAAGGGAATTCGAACTGA
- the murA gene encoding UDP-N-acetylglucosamine 1-carboxyvinyltransferase, producing the protein MEILHIVGQQKLEGTVDISGAKQSALPCLVAALLTEEPVTIENVPVIEDVEVMLSLLQELGVAIERDGERMTLHAKDAVAMPLLGSETRKVRAAVYLLGVFAARFGKGAVGLPGGYAIGPRPIDLHLKALERLGIKVENESGLYHVNAEKLEGNRIYLDLRSFGATVSAMLAAVLAEGTTVIENAAIDPEIVDVATMLTSMGAHVIGAGTDEIRIKGVDKLHGCTHTLIPDRLEAGTFMIFGAVAGEVTVRNVIPTHLEGVIQKLMDYGAEVEVDEESITVRANAFRPIDIRVFHYSGYPTDLQPIMSAALLKADGTSVVTDKLYAQRFRHIAEMRRMNAQITLEDASAVIRGGTTLANAEMECADARSGAALVLAGLQASGESTVIHAEKLNDSYVDFVGKLKQLGALAWVDEVSE; encoded by the coding sequence GTGGAAATTCTCCATATCGTAGGACAGCAAAAACTTGAAGGAACAGTTGACATTAGCGGTGCCAAACAGAGCGCCTTGCCTTGTCTCGTCGCAGCACTTTTGACGGAAGAGCCGGTGACGATTGAAAACGTCCCCGTCATCGAGGACGTCGAAGTGATGCTCAGTCTATTACAAGAACTCGGCGTCGCGATTGAACGAGACGGGGAGCGGATGACGCTTCATGCGAAAGATGCCGTCGCCATGCCGCTACTCGGCTCAGAAACGCGTAAAGTCCGAGCCGCTGTCTATTTACTCGGGGTGTTTGCGGCTCGTTTTGGGAAAGGGGCCGTCGGGCTTCCCGGTGGATATGCGATTGGTCCACGACCGATCGATTTACATTTGAAAGCACTCGAACGTCTCGGGATTAAAGTCGAGAACGAGTCGGGCTTGTATCATGTGAACGCCGAAAAGCTGGAAGGAAATCGCATCTACCTCGATCTTCGTTCGTTCGGGGCGACGGTAAGCGCCATGCTCGCGGCCGTTCTCGCTGAGGGGACGACCGTCATCGAGAACGCGGCTATCGACCCGGAAATTGTCGACGTCGCGACGATGCTCACTTCGATGGGGGCTCACGTCATCGGGGCTGGCACCGACGAGATTCGCATCAAAGGGGTCGATAAACTCCATGGTTGTACACACACGCTCATCCCTGACCGCTTAGAGGCGGGAACGTTTATGATCTTTGGTGCGGTGGCCGGGGAAGTGACGGTTCGAAACGTCATCCCGACCCACTTAGAAGGTGTCATTCAAAAGTTGATGGATTACGGGGCTGAAGTCGAAGTGGACGAGGAATCGATCACAGTACGGGCGAACGCCTTCCGTCCGATCGATATTCGCGTCTTCCACTATTCGGGATATCCGACCGACCTGCAGCCGATCATGTCGGCCGCGCTCTTGAAAGCAGACGGGACGAGTGTCGTCACAGACAAGTTGTACGCCCAACGCTTCCGCCATATCGCGGAAATGCGGCGCATGAACGCACAAATCACGCTTGAAGATGCCTCTGCCGTCATTCGCGGCGGGACGACGCTCGCCAATGCGGAGATGGAATGTGCGGACGCGCGGAGCGGGGCGGCCCTCGTCTTGGCAGGACTTCAGGCGAGTGGCGAATCCACGGTGATCCATGCGGAAAAATTGAACGATTCTTATGTCGATTTTGTCGGCAAACTAAAACAACTCGGCGCCCTCGCCTGGGTCGATGAGGTGTCCGAGTAA
- a CDS encoding glycerol-3-phosphate dehydrogenase/oxidase, translating into MEIRNFSAKERAKRYEQLTGERHDVLVVGGGITGAGIALDAASRGMKTAVLEMQDFAAGTSSRSTKLVHGGLRYLKQFEIALVAEVGKERAIVYENGPHVTTPERMLLPMHTGGTFGPLSTAVGLMVYDFLAGVKRAERRLMLKPDEVIQKAPLVKKDGLVGGGYYVEYRTDDARMTIEVAKEAANHGALLLNYSKVTGLIYEQGKVVGVHVEDQIDGKTYDVYAKKVINATGPWVDVLREQDGSNKGKMLRLTKGIHLVIDQSKFPLKQAIYFDTPDGRMVFAIPRDGKAYVGTTDTFFDKDKAHPRMTTEDRDYILGAIHYMFPDVNVTADDVESSWAGIRPLIYEEGKDPSEISRKDEVWQSESGLITIAGGKLTGYRKMSETVVDLVAKLLKQEEGIVFLASRTKHMPMSGGHVGGSKGFDDFLTKKKAELKNLGLEDDKAEQLVRLYGSNIDRVIERMDTNAYDLPEIVYAQLIYGIEEESVVRAIDFLVRRTGAMFFDIDFVRDYKDGVLRCMADVFKWSDARLAEERAGVEKEIDLAVVPVTVE; encoded by the coding sequence ATGGAAATCAGAAATTTCTCAGCGAAAGAACGTGCCAAACGATACGAACAATTGACAGGGGAACGCCATGATGTTCTCGTCGTCGGTGGAGGGATCACCGGTGCCGGTATCGCGCTCGATGCCGCATCCCGTGGGATGAAGACAGCGGTGCTCGAAATGCAAGACTTTGCGGCTGGAACGTCGAGCCGCTCGACAAAACTCGTCCACGGAGGCTTGCGCTACTTGAAACAGTTCGAGATTGCACTCGTCGCCGAAGTAGGAAAAGAACGCGCCATCGTCTATGAGAACGGACCACACGTCACGACACCGGAACGCATGCTATTGCCGATGCATACAGGCGGTACGTTCGGACCGCTCTCGACCGCGGTCGGCTTGATGGTGTACGACTTCTTGGCCGGCGTCAAACGCGCCGAGCGCCGGTTGATGTTGAAGCCGGATGAGGTCATTCAAAAAGCACCGCTCGTCAAAAAAGACGGGCTTGTAGGTGGCGGCTATTACGTCGAATATCGGACTGATGACGCTCGAATGACGATTGAAGTCGCAAAAGAGGCGGCCAACCACGGTGCCCTCCTCTTGAACTATTCGAAAGTGACCGGTCTCATCTACGAGCAAGGCAAAGTCGTCGGCGTGCACGTCGAGGATCAAATCGACGGCAAGACGTATGACGTCTATGCGAAGAAAGTCATCAACGCGACCGGACCTTGGGTCGACGTGCTCCGCGAGCAGGACGGCTCGAACAAAGGGAAGATGCTCCGCTTGACGAAAGGGATTCACCTCGTCATCGATCAATCGAAATTCCCACTCAAGCAAGCGATTTACTTCGATACACCGGACGGACGGATGGTGTTCGCGATTCCGCGTGACGGCAAAGCGTACGTCGGGACGACGGACACGTTCTTCGATAAGGATAAGGCTCACCCGCGCATGACGACCGAGGACCGCGACTATATTTTAGGAGCGATCCATTATATGTTCCCGGACGTGAACGTGACGGCGGATGACGTCGAGTCGAGTTGGGCCGGCATCCGTCCGCTCATCTACGAAGAAGGCAAAGACCCGTCTGAGATTTCACGGAAAGATGAGGTCTGGCAGTCAGAGAGTGGTCTCATCACGATCGCTGGCGGGAAGTTGACTGGTTACCGCAAGATGTCAGAGACGGTCGTCGATTTGGTGGCGAAACTGCTCAAACAAGAAGAAGGTATCGTCTTCCTCGCCTCGCGCACGAAGCATATGCCGATGTCGGGCGGCCATGTCGGCGGCTCGAAAGGGTTCGATGACTTCTTGACGAAGAAAAAGGCTGAACTGAAAAATCTCGGTCTCGAGGACGATAAGGCCGAGCAGCTAGTCCGTCTGTACGGATCGAATATCGACCGTGTCATCGAACGGATGGACACGAACGCGTACGACCTTCCAGAGATTGTCTACGCCCAACTCATCTATGGCATCGAAGAAGAATCGGTCGTCCGGGCCATCGACTTCCTCGTCCGACGGACCGGGGCGATGTTCTTCGACATCGATTTCGTCCGCGACTATAAAGACGGCGTGCTCCGTTGCATGGCCGACGTCTTCAAATGGTCGGACGCTCGTCTCGCTGAAGAACGGGCCGGGGTTGAGAAAGAGATCGATCTCGCCGTCGTCCCAGTGACGGTCGAATAA
- a CDS encoding NADH-dependent flavin oxidoreductase, translating to MKRMLQPFQFKNGVELHNRLVLAPMTHYSSEPTGEVSEHELAYYRKRAKNVGLAITACAYVTEDGKGFPNAFGVNDDKFIPGLRQLAESLRAEGAKAILQIFHAGRMSPPELVPNEQPVSASAIAPVREGAATPRALETEEVEAIIEAFGDATRRAIEAGFDGVEIHGANTYLIQQFFSPHSNRRDDRFGGDVNARLTFPREVIRSVKRAAEGADDFLIGYRFSPEEVEDPGITLDDTDVLIDMLLEENLDYLHASLWNFHIGSMRNENVTERSIDRISKRINGAVPLIGVGQLQRPGQVEDALNVIDLAALGRELIIDPDWLDKVKDDREDEIETELDLNKQAELAVPAPLWNAITTRAGWFPIKDQVVK from the coding sequence ATGAAACGCATGTTACAACCTTTCCAATTCAAAAACGGCGTCGAGCTCCACAACCGGCTTGTGCTAGCGCCGATGACGCACTATTCGTCTGAACCGACGGGTGAGGTATCGGAGCACGAACTCGCTTATTACCGGAAACGGGCGAAGAACGTCGGACTTGCCATCACGGCATGTGCCTACGTGACCGAAGACGGCAAAGGGTTCCCGAACGCCTTCGGTGTGAATGACGACAAGTTCATTCCTGGGCTTCGTCAGCTCGCTGAAAGTTTGAGAGCGGAGGGCGCGAAAGCGATTCTTCAAATCTTCCATGCGGGACGCATGTCTCCTCCGGAACTCGTACCGAACGAACAACCGGTGAGCGCCAGCGCCATCGCACCGGTTCGAGAAGGGGCCGCTACGCCGCGCGCCCTTGAGACCGAAGAAGTCGAAGCCATCATCGAGGCGTTCGGCGACGCGACACGTCGTGCCATTGAGGCCGGTTTTGACGGCGTCGAGATCCACGGCGCGAACACGTATTTGATTCAACAGTTCTTCTCACCCCACTCGAACCGACGTGATGACCGCTTCGGTGGCGACGTGAACGCACGCCTCACGTTCCCTCGCGAAGTCATCCGCTCAGTGAAACGTGCGGCTGAAGGTGCAGACGATTTCTTGATCGGGTATCGCTTCTCACCTGAAGAAGTCGAAGACCCGGGCATCACGCTCGACGATACGGACGTATTGATCGACATGTTGCTCGAAGAAAATCTCGATTACCTCCACGCCTCGCTCTGGAACTTCCACATCGGATCGATGCGTAACGAGAACGTGACGGAGCGGTCAATCGACCGGATTTCTAAACGTATCAACGGTGCCGTCCCGCTCATCGGAGTTGGGCAGCTTCAACGCCCAGGTCAAGTCGAAGACGCACTGAACGTCATCGACCTCGCCGCGCTCGGCCGTGAACTCATCATCGATCCGGATTGGCTCGACAAAGTAAAAGACGACCGAGAAGATGAAATCGAGACCGAACTCGACTTGAACAAACAAGCCGAACTCGCCGTCCCGGCTCCGCTCTGGAACGCTATCACGACGCGCGCCGGCTGGTTCCCAATCAAAGACCAAGTCGTCAAATGA
- a CDS encoding YxeA family protein: MKRAWTIGGIVLILFLGWKFVDTDRLFADVYYAKVPSSEAIDRGTTYTYEMIGYDEDGKKRPITFQDPRRLAEGDFLKVYVKDEGRVTAYEPVAESEVPDQLKDEQTDEPVAIPLP; this comes from the coding sequence ATGAAACGAGCATGGACAATCGGTGGCATCGTCCTCATCTTATTTCTCGGTTGGAAATTCGTCGACACGGATCGGCTCTTTGCCGACGTCTACTACGCGAAAGTACCGAGCTCAGAAGCGATCGATCGAGGAACGACATACACGTATGAGATGATCGGGTATGACGAAGATGGAAAGAAACGCCCGATTACGTTCCAGGACCCGAGACGCTTGGCTGAAGGTGATTTTTTGAAAGTGTATGTTAAAGATGAGGGACGGGTGACCGCGTACGAACCGGTGGCCGAGTCGGAAGTGCCAGACCAGTTGAAGGACGAGCAGACCGATGAACCGGTAGCGATACCGTTGCCTTGA
- a CDS encoding CTP synthase gives MTKYIFVTGGVVSSLGKGITAASLARLLKNRGLNVTIQKFDPYINIDPGTMSPYQHGEVFVTDDGAETDLDLGHYERFIDINLSQNANVTSGRIYSTVLKKERRGDYNGGTVQVIPHITNEIKDRVFRAGRETNADVVITEIGGTVGDIESLPFIEAIRQVKNDIGKENVMYVHCTLVPYLRAAGEMKTKPTQHSVKELRSYGIQPDIIVLRTEHDIPEDMREKIALFCDTRKEAVIEAQDASTLYEVPLNLQKQGMDQLVNDYFGFNTPAADMTAWKELVHTVTHLEKKVKIALVGKYVELRDAYISVAESLKHAGYAFNADIDIDWVNAEEVTPENVETILGDADGILVPGGFGERGIEGKIEATRYARENNVPFFGICLGMQLATVEFARNVLKLDGAHSAEIDPTTDYPIIDLLPEQKDIEDLGGTLRLGLYPCKLEPGTKAHAAYNQELVYERHRHRYEFNNEYREAFEAEGFKFSGTSPDGRLVEIIEIPEHKWFVASQFHPELISRPERPQRLFHDFIQASLGE, from the coding sequence CCCAGGGACAATGAGCCCGTACCAGCACGGCGAGGTGTTTGTCACAGATGACGGCGCCGAGACAGACCTTGACCTCGGTCACTACGAGCGCTTCATCGACATCAACTTGTCGCAAAACGCCAACGTGACATCAGGTCGCATCTACTCGACGGTCTTGAAAAAAGAACGCCGTGGCGATTATAACGGGGGAACGGTCCAAGTCATCCCGCACATCACGAACGAGATTAAAGACCGCGTCTTCCGCGCCGGTCGCGAGACGAACGCAGATGTCGTCATCACAGAGATTGGTGGAACAGTCGGGGACATCGAGTCGCTTCCGTTCATTGAGGCCATTCGTCAAGTGAAGAACGACATCGGTAAAGAGAACGTCATGTACGTCCACTGTACGCTCGTCCCTTACCTTCGCGCTGCCGGTGAGATGAAGACGAAACCGACGCAACACAGCGTCAAAGAGCTTCGTAGTTACGGGATTCAACCGGATATCATCGTCCTCCGTACCGAGCACGACATCCCGGAAGATATGCGTGAAAAGATCGCCTTGTTCTGTGACACGCGCAAAGAAGCGGTCATCGAGGCGCAAGATGCGTCGACACTTTACGAAGTGCCGCTCAACCTTCAAAAACAAGGGATGGACCAACTCGTCAACGACTACTTCGGCTTCAACACGCCAGCTGCGGATATGACGGCTTGGAAAGAGCTCGTCCACACGGTCACGCACCTCGAGAAGAAAGTGAAGATCGCCCTCGTCGGGAAATACGTCGAACTTCGTGACGCGTACATCTCGGTCGCGGAATCGCTCAAACACGCGGGTTACGCCTTCAACGCCGACATCGACATCGACTGGGTAAACGCCGAAGAGGTGACGCCGGAAAACGTCGAGACGATTCTCGGTGATGCTGATGGGATTCTCGTCCCAGGCGGATTCGGAGAACGCGGAATCGAAGGGAAAATCGAAGCGACACGTTATGCCCGTGAGAACAACGTCCCATTCTTCGGGATTTGCCTCGGCATGCAGCTCGCGACGGTCGAGTTCGCTCGTAACGTCTTGAAGCTCGATGGCGCCCACTCGGCGGAAATCGATCCAACGACGGACTATCCGATTATCGATCTTCTCCCAGAGCAAAAAGATATCGAGGACCTCGGCGGCACACTTCGTCTCGGCCTCTACCCATGTAAGCTCGAGCCAGGCACGAAAGCGCACGCCGCTTACAACCAAGAGCTCGTCTATGAGCGCCATCGTCACCGTTACGAGTTCAACAACGAGTACCGTGAGGCGTTCGAAGCGGAAGGGTTCAAGTTCTCAGGAACGAGCCCGGACGGCCGTCTCGTCGAGATCATCGAGATTCCAGAGCACAAGTGGTTCGTCGCGTCACAGTTCCACCCAGAACTCATTTCGCGCCCAGAGCGTCCGCAACGCTTGTTCCACGATTTCATCCAAGCTTCACTCGGCGAATGA
- a CDS encoding response regulator: MSRMLIADDQDGIRLMLAQVFQNLGIEVDTANDGLSAWEKLEQNGYDLVLLDMNMPRMFGHEVLRNMRQQDIDTPVMIMTAFGEKSTLEEAQRLGITAQFEKPFDIYGMIEKVKEVLKI; encoded by the coding sequence ATGTCACGGATGTTGATCGCAGACGACCAAGACGGGATTCGGTTGATGTTGGCGCAAGTGTTCCAAAACCTCGGCATTGAGGTCGACACGGCGAACGACGGACTGAGCGCCTGGGAAAAGCTCGAACAAAACGGATATGATTTAGTATTGCTCGATATGAACATGCCGCGCATGTTCGGTCACGAGGTGCTTCGCAACATGCGCCAACAAGACATCGATACCCCGGTCATGATCATGACCGCGTTCGGAGAAAAATCGACGCTTGAAGAAGCGCAACGGCTAGGCATCACTGCGCAATTTGAAAAGCCGTTTGATATTTACGGTATGATCGAAAAAGTGAAGGAAGTCCTAAAAATCTAG
- a CDS encoding helix-turn-helix transcriptional regulator, with amino-acid sequence MENKIKRQFLNHLHRDKNLFDDFQHVDNFYTLDQQIVSALRSAHPIRAEQLLETLTLDLLKLPVADEYMSVRFYYRGLVYHVIRLIPVDNPNVQTALNYTSALLILIDELTTTLDFLYAIPVIVDHLTKMMAFLSPPVSTNPNVTTTIHLIEDHLKEPDLSLPWIAQQIGLSNNYLSALFKQEVGESVPERIRRRRIDASIADLLGTTLPICAIGEKYCFASCTAYINTFKTYKQMTPLQYRQLFHT; translated from the coding sequence GTGGAAAACAAAATCAAACGCCAATTTCTGAATCACCTTCATCGTGACAAAAACTTGTTCGATGATTTTCAGCATGTGGATAACTTTTATACGCTCGATCAGCAAATCGTCAGTGCGCTCCGCAGTGCCCATCCGATTCGGGCCGAGCAACTGCTCGAAACACTAACGCTCGACCTGCTGAAACTCCCGGTCGCGGATGAATATATGAGTGTCCGTTTCTATTACCGCGGTCTCGTCTATCATGTCATCCGCTTGATTCCGGTAGACAATCCGAACGTCCAGACCGCGCTCAATTACACGAGCGCCCTTCTCATCTTGATCGATGAGCTGACGACGACGCTCGACTTTCTCTATGCCATCCCTGTCATCGTCGACCATTTGACGAAGATGATGGCGTTCCTCTCCCCTCCCGTGTCGACGAACCCGAACGTCACGACGACCATCCATTTGATTGAGGATCACTTAAAAGAGCCTGACTTGTCGCTCCCGTGGATCGCTCAACAAATCGGGTTATCGAACAATTATTTATCGGCTCTGTTCAAACAGGAAGTCGGCGAAAGTGTACCGGAACGGATCCGGCGCCGACGCATCGACGCATCCATCGCCGATTTGCTCGGGACGACCTTGCCGATTTGTGCCATCGGCGAGAAATATTGCTTCGCCTCCTGCACGGCGTATATCAATACGTTTAAAACGTATAAACAAATGACCCCGCTCCAATATCGCCAATTGTTCCACACGTGA
- the fba gene encoding class II fructose-1,6-bisphosphate aldolase — protein MPLVSMTEMLNKAFEGKYAVGQFNINNLEWTQAILRAAEDEKSPVILGVSEGAAKYMGGFTTVVKMTEGLMHDYNITVPVAIHLDHGSSFDKCKAAIDAGFTSVMIDGSHHPIEENIEMTKQVVEYAHAKGASVEAEVGTVGGEEDGVVGGVQYADLDECVRVVKEAKVDALAAALGSVHGEYQGEPKLGFKEMEEIAEATKTPLVLHGGSGIPEHQIKKAIELGHSKINVNTECQQEWTRAVREKLNTDSKVYDPRKVIGPGVEAIYNVVTGKMREFGSSNQA, from the coding sequence ATGCCATTAGTATCAATGACAGAAATGCTTAACAAAGCATTCGAAGGCAAGTATGCAGTCGGCCAATTCAACATCAACAACCTCGAGTGGACGCAAGCGATTCTTCGCGCTGCGGAAGACGAGAAATCACCAGTTATCCTCGGTGTATCAGAAGGTGCAGCGAAGTACATGGGTGGCTTCACAACAGTTGTTAAAATGACTGAAGGTCTCATGCACGACTACAACATCACTGTTCCAGTTGCAATCCACCTCGACCACGGTTCATCTTTCGACAAGTGTAAAGCAGCGATCGACGCTGGTTTCACATCTGTTATGATCGACGGTTCACACCACCCGATCGAAGAAAACATCGAAATGACGAAACAAGTCGTTGAATATGCACACGCTAAAGGCGCTTCAGTTGAAGCGGAAGTCGGCACAGTCGGCGGCGAAGAAGACGGCGTTGTCGGCGGCGTACAATACGCTGACCTCGACGAGTGCGTACGTGTCGTCAAAGAAGCGAAAGTTGACGCTCTTGCGGCAGCACTCGGTTCTGTACACGGAGAATACCAAGGCGAGCCTAAACTCGGCTTCAAAGAGATGGAAGAAATCGCAGAAGCGACTAAAACTCCACTCGTTCTTCACGGCGGTTCAGGTATTCCTGAGCACCAAATCAAAAAAGCAATCGAGCTCGGTCACAGCAAAATCAACGTTAACACAGAGTGCCAACAAGAATGGACTCGTGCCGTACGTGAGAAGCTCAACACGGACTCGAAAGTATATGACCCACGTAAAGTCATCGGCCCTGGTGTCGAAGCGATCTACAACGTCGTTACTGGCAAAATGCGTGAGTTCGGTTCAAGCAACCAAGCATAA